The Kordia sp. SMS9 genome window below encodes:
- a CDS encoding NHLP leader peptide family RiPP precursor produces METSQKQERTQQLLAKALEEALTNETFKQELMTNPLEAIENLTGEKLSLKEGTKMQVVDQTEDNVFYLNIPKLPNPEDLELTDEQLELVAGGGWLGAAIGGAVGAIGGPGGVLIGAMAGHAIEEAFS; encoded by the coding sequence ATGGAAACATCTCAAAAACAAGAGCGCACACAACAGTTGCTTGCAAAAGCTTTAGAAGAGGCTTTGACAAACGAAACGTTTAAGCAAGAATTAATGACAAATCCGCTTGAGGCTATCGAAAACTTAACAGGAGAAAAGTTGAGCTTGAAAGAAGGAACAAAGATGCAAGTTGTGGACCAAACAGAAGATAATGTTTTCTACTTAAATATTCCAAAATTACCAAACCCAGAAGATCTTGAATTGACTGACGAGCAATTAGAATTAGTTGCTGGTGGTGGTTGGTTAGGTGCTGCAATTGGTGGTGCTGTTGGAGCTATTGGAGGTCCTGGAGGAGTTCTTATCGGAGCTATGGCAGGGCATGCAATTGAAGAAGCTTTTAGTTAA